Proteins encoded in a region of the Trypanosoma brucei gambiense DAL972 chromosome 4, complete sequence genome:
- a CDS encoding vacuolar transport protein 4A, putative, with amino-acid sequence MEDSFNLKKAEEAIQLVTEARELLLQYSHFRNAGEDAIIRLQGILRAILQCSSLMQAYDDSPHRCAIYAHVSRTLLRVIDLPPDGTFPSSHRQHQQLQQYEMEAKPSVSSCEQEVEELGAAILYPPGSVDGLKEHGNTNRVRWVDVSGCEDAIAALKRATVLPLRFPHLFQGKRHPPRHILLYGPPGTGKTLLAAAAAAEYAAPLLTVSSADILSKWIGDSERQVRRVFEVAASFPRCVLFLDEIDAIGGVRGGAGESEASRRVKTELLLRMQKSHVDGITLIAATNIPWGLDSAILRRFDQLVFVGLPPSAARFRLIVEELRHVPSELGEEDIQWLVNSTEGYSASDICRITRRAVMEPIQKISMAGYAKPIRPSTTTVSNSAPTDNELVSQKSSSGSPQYVLCDEDEEGARPIETVPTAALHVPAVCRENFECALREFPPTTTSEELEKFLKWRTGGK; translated from the coding sequence CAGTTAGTGACGGAGGCGCGCGAATTGCTTCTGCAATACAGTCACTTCCGAAATGCCGGTGAGGACGCAATCATTCGCCTCCAAGGAATACTGCGCGCCATACTACAGTGTTCCTCTTTAATGCAAGCATATGACGATTCGCCGCATCGTTGCGCCATTTACGCCCACGTTTCCCGTACCCTTCTCAGAGTTATTGATCTTCCACCTGACGGAACCTTTCCCTCTAGCCACCGACAACACCAGCAACTTCAGCAGTACGAGATGGAGGCAAAACCATCAGTCTCCAGCTGTGAACaggaagtggaggagctTGGAGCCGCCATTTTGTACCCACCGGGAAGTGTCGATGGGCTCAAAGAGCATGGAAATACCAACAGGGTCCGGTGGGTTGACGTGAGTGGCTGTGAGGACGCCATTGCTGCCTTGAAACGAGCAACGGTGCTCCCACTACGATTCCCTCATCTGTTTCAAGGTAAACGGCACCCGCCCCGGCATATTCTCCTTTACGGCCCACCAGGTACAGGCAAGACGCTGCTTGCTGCGGCGGCCGCGGCTGAGTATGCAGCACCACTGCTTACCGTGTCATCAGCAGACATTTTGAGCAAGTGGATTGGGGATTCGGAGCGACAGGTGCGGCGCGTTTTCGAGGTGGCCGCCTCCTTCCCCCGCTGCGTTCTATTTCTTGACGAGATCGACGCGATAGGTGGCGTACGGGGCGGGGCCGGGGAGAGCGAAGCATCTCGGCGAGTAAAAACTGAACTGCTTCTGCGCATGCAAAAATCGCATGTGGATGGAATCACGCTTATAGCAGCCACCAACATTCCTTGGGGACTTGACAGCGCTATTCTTCGGCGTTTTGACCAACTCGTCTTTGTGGGGCTTCCGCCCTCGGCGGCGCGGTTCCGACTTATTGTTGAGGAACTGCGGCATGTGCCAAGTGAACTTGGTGAGGAGGACATCCAGTGGCTCGTCAACTCCACTGAGGGATACTCAGCATCAGATATTTGCCGCATAACGCGACGTGCCGTCATGGAACCTATACAGAAGATTTCAATGGCGGGGTATGCAAAGCCTATCAGACCTTCCACCACTACTGTGAGTAACAGCGCCCCGACTGACAATGAATTGGTTTCACAAAAGTCGAGCAGCGGCAGCCCGCAGTACGTACTTTGCGacgaagatgaagaaggcgCGCGACCAATTGAAACTGTGCCTACGGCGGCACTACACGTACCGGCAGTGTGTAGGGAGAATTTTGAGTGCGCGCTCCGTGAATTCCCGCCCACTACCACTTCGGAAGAGCTGGAAAAGTTCTTAAAGTGGCGcacaggaggaaaatga